The DNA region ACGAGTCGGTGTTGAAGGCAAAAGCTATGGTCGCTTTTCATAGAGGCAACTTCAAGGAGCTGTACAGATTGCTGGAGTCACATAACTTTAGTGCGCACAACCACGCGAAGCTTCAGAGTTTGTGGTTAAAAGgtatatagttaattataacttaatggaagcttaaataaagtttttctccGTCTTATTAATGGAAGAGAAATACAACCTGAAATATAACTTGAgtgtatgaaatatatataaataggcctTGTGGTTTAAGCATGCGCCCTTGAAGTCATAAGTCCGAATCACTGCTGTGAACCAATTGGATTCTCTTTCTGTGCGCAATTAGCACTTGCTCCCACTGTGAAGATATcatgtgtcagacacagaaagCTCACCACCTCATAACCtgctgtaaaaaattaaatgatcaAAGAAGCGGTGTAAGGCGTCGACCCACACCTGAATCTCTGACATTCAGGGCCTGGGTAGGAAATATCAACCTAGCGTTGTTCCTACAAAGCCGCGTAACTCGGGGTTGCTGTCGCATTCTACCGAGGCAAGGGCAAAAGCGTATACAGGGTTGTAGCTCCTCTGGATTTATTCATGAAATACTGTATTTCATTCATGATTCtatgacattatttattttaataacagtaTAAGGAGATGTATAGATCTAAATGGACTTTGTAGCACATTATATGGAGGCGGAGAGGCTCCGCGGTCGGCCCCTCGGCGCCGTCGGCAAATACCGAGTGCGACGTAAATTTCCACTGCCGCGCACTATTTGGGATGGAGAGGAGACATCTTATTGTTTTAAAGTGagtatatgaaaataaactcctataagatatatatatatatacttatatatatatatatatatatatatataacattataaaatggcgtgtttgacagattcaagggggcattaaaaatgcatgtcaAAGTGAATGTAATGAACTAAAATTGTGACGTGTATCTCGctcataatatttagttaatactaGTTACTACTTACTACTTCCTACATTATCCCTAGAATGGCTATTGTATTTTCAAATCAGGGAAATATGTGACTTCGATCATGTATCCTAAGCGAAACATTTCGATTAATATCCCGATATCGTGTACCCTGCAACTATGACAAGTAAAGTGTATgtactacagttttatagaagacatcAATGTATATGTCGGAAAAATGGCGCTGGAATCATCTGTCATCATAATctcaaagtcaaattagttcaaaataattaatacgaatggtttctttatttttgtcaATGTTGCTAGATGTATAAATTAACGACTATTCAATggtcgataataataatgaccaTGGAGTCATCATTATTTGAATGTTATTTATcataacattaaacatttgAAACTAAAATCATATGGTAATgataatcaatattaaacaaatatttcacaCTCGTTCTTATGACTGCCGTTTGAgtttgatgttattaaattataatgacattAGCAGGTGACACTAACACCATTgcttacatttataataaagtttatgatATTACTACAGACCATTAAAAGTCTGTTAATTGGTAGATCTTTTATTGGCAACACAAATACAGAACAGCtttgaactaatttgactttgatgttaTGAAATTATAGTGACAGCTTGCTCcgccaaaatataaaaaaacccgtaaaacttatttaaaaaaatacattcactGAATGCTATTTTCTCTTATCATATTCAATTTTCTGCAGTGAATAaagaatttcttaataattaaaacttatacaaaatttaattataagaaatattcgCCGAATGGCAACATCgacttgattattattatagcgaTTGTTCTGTTATAAATTTCATCTGTTTGGTAAATTTTAGTTCCTAATGTTCATTTCTATAAGCGTCtccacaaattaattaaacaattttggtACTTACCTCATCCATATTACGATAGCATAGTTGATCTAGCTTACTTTGTTTTGATGAAGGATTATTTCAGTGCTAATATcgctaataaattaaagacccattttaaaataattaaaaggctgaaattttagtatttaatgaaattatagtTTACGACCTATTGTCAGAcctagtatatataataatcaggGTGGAATTAGTCAGTGGTTGGTCTGGACGAGTAGTATAGTAGTGGGAATATCTCCCTTTAAGTCAGCAAGAGGACCTTCCACCACAAACATAGTTTATCTTTCCTTTATAAACGTGCTTGATGTGAATTGGTTTACCTTAAAACCctgaaattcatttaaaacattacaagAATTAGtgttacattacattaagTACAGCGAAGAACTGCCATCAtcaaaggtacactgccatagGGACcaaccttttaaaattttctatttatgaattataattattatcctGTTGTGTTAAATATGATCTTGattatgtttacaaaatgtaGAAAAATAGCAGAGAACAaaaggagcagtgttggcctagtggcttcagcgtgcgactgtcacccctgaggtcgtaagttcgatccccggctgtgcaccaatcgactgtttctatgtgcgcatttaacattagctcgaacggtgaaggaaaacatcgtgaggaaaccggcttgacttagacccaaaaagtcgacggcgtgagtCAGGCACAGCAGGATGAtctcctacttgcctattcgattgacagatgatcatgtaacacatacagaaatctgagcttcagacctaaaaaggttgtagcgccattgatttattttatttatttatgtttacaaaataatttgtatgtgtgtaGGAAAAATCGAGATCAGTACTCCGGGACTGGTATCTACACAATCCGTACCCATCTCCGCGAGAAAAAAGAGAGTTAGCTGAAAGCACTGGACTCACTACTGTAcaggtaaataattatatttttcccaAAGGCTGCATCGTAAACTGATACGTTGCCTTTGAGGAAGCGGTAGATTGGTGTAAGGTTTCACCGCAACTTGtggaaaaataaagaaaactttacCAACATTAGATTTTCCTAAGACGAGTTCACATAATCCtctacgattttttttaactaggTAGCAAACTGGCAGAAGATTCAcctgatgataagtgataccactATTAATAAACACTCACACTGTAAGAAGGCTCTCAAgaaggccttttaagaattgttacgctcttttcttccaagtcgaattggttcgaaaatacttcagtgtggAGTTGGTTCCACAGTAGTTGAACGGATGTCGAAGTGAATTTCGTATTCCGCCACGATGTCTACTACAAGATtcgtgaaaaaaaattatgatccTATTGCActtatttcgtttttattgAAGCCATTTAGGGAATGTGCCTGACATTTATGTCATAAACGTGAAGGATTTTTACATACGGAAGTCATTTAGCGATTATATTTATGTCTCAACTGTGAGAGAAATATTATGTTGTATTACATTTATGAATGAACTGCATTTTTTAGTATAGTATactaaaaaatgcattttttagtATAGTATACTAAAAAATGCAGTGCATTATACTTtacatatctttatatatttacaatatacgTGTTTTCATGTTACAATAAAggatattgaaaaaaaaaaataacttggtACTAATtcctaaaaactaaattaatgtactctttcgtctctttctgtcaaatagTCTTTTTACTATGATGAAAACAGATAGTTGATTAGTTAAAATGAAACAGTTtgactaatattatttaataactatactATAAACACATCTGGGTCTATTTCATAGAGCAGAGTTCTTCATCTATGGATGCAAATGTAGGCACTGCAAGCATGCCGCAAGTATTAAATTAAGCCTTAATTATGAGAttgaataactttttattttttcttacagGTTTCAAATTGGTTCAAAAACAGACGACAACGAGACAGACAGGCGGAACACAAAGATaggtgagttttttttaaaaataacctcataaatatctatttgcaGGTAGTtgcaacaaaattaattaaataatgatgatgcgttttctttaattgtgATCAAAGTAGgataggaaaaaaatattatatatatatatttttattattttaattgttaaataataaatttaatttaaaaatgttgaaacCCCTATTATAGACAGACCCAAGGTACAAAGTAGTGAACGATGTTACTCAACCATACCCGCTGGCTTAGTAACTTGATATCCcgtacaaacaaacaaaacacataGAAAAATAGCTTTTAACCTGTATTAAATAGAGTCGAAAATTgcaaaataattgtaactgTAGACGCTCAGCTGTCTGTATATGCTCATAGCCCGGTTTTcttcgttttattaaaattttgcaagggtttaaatattttattataaaaatatttcgtctAAGTAAATGAATACTACTTCACTTTAATACTAAACCAAGACGTAACTGTGTAATTCTAAATCCACTTAAACGTTCTGAAAAGCTGACATAATTTGGACTATTAGCACAGCTAAAGGTTGGCTGTTAAGAATTTGAATTGCCTGGTATCGGATGTGACGCCAGTCCACTTTCGTACGTTCCGCAGCCTTCTGTCAGCCCGTCTCTTGCCTTGAATTTTGCCTATGCTGCAACAAGTCGTATCGATGATGACGCGAAACGTCCGAGATATGcgactttatatataataaaacacaaataaattagGTTCAAAAAGACCTTAGCATCGATTCAGATCTCAATTCTTTTCTTCTACATATTTTTCGCAGTCAAGTCCCTTGACAATTGAAAGGAATTTTACAAGACTCTTTTGTCGTtacttaattcaaataaataacactgtgttttatcaaaaatacGAAAGTTTTCTTAAAGGTAGGTATTATTCGTAGGTAAAATTctaggtatatttttattgctctTGGAAATTctgtagaattatataaaagacTCTCCACGTTAAATAAGTGtcaaaattgataattattttccaaGTCCGCCCCTGAACGCTTTTAGACGCAGATGGGATGGTGTCAGGTTACATGAGGCCGTCTCGCTCGCACACCATCTCTCTTTCACACATTCGTTCATTTCGCGTTTCCGCGTTATATTGTGTTTAAGTAGTTGTacctgaaaattattaattgtatctGCTGATGGGTATTTTagcaatctaaaaatatatacaaagaaaGACAAACAGACTTGCCTGAAAAGTGcgtacaaaaataacaaaacaagaCATTAtaagcggacccgacagacacgtcttaaatacaatacaaatctAGTAAATCTAAAGTACCGAATCGTATAATAATTGGTTTAGGAAGAGTTGATTACTTTACACGCGTGACTATGTGCGTAAAGaagataaaaaatcttatataagGGATAGTTAACATAAATTACCTATGGGTCATAGATTTTCATACCATAATCTGTGACAATATACATTCCTCCAGttgttaacaaaacaataaaaaataacaataaatttttttaacacaaaagCTTTCATGATAATCTGTCAAATTACAAACACAGTTTTGTGTATAGAAATGTAAGCTTATAGAAGCGATttgttttagatatttataaaccTAATAATTATGAAGTAAATTTCGTGTTGTGTGGAAATTCTACTAAAACCCCGACTCAGGTGGTCACGTCCACCAAAAAcggataaaaaattaataccttTTAACCAGTCATCCGCACATTTTCACTTCATCGATCACAAACAGGATTAAGTATTAGATCctttcacaaaaacaaaaaaaactaataaaaaaaaacgcttAATCTATTGTTGTATTGTATATGGCGCTTCCTTTTTAAAGTAAACGAGGTTTAAATGTTGTCGTGTCTAGTGCAATAATGTAGAAATTAAGGTAGGCAAAGGTTGGTCAGTATAttccatattatttattagtggtTTTAGAAGCCAtacaaacttttatttttaatctgcggagatttaataattctttattacatatagtttACTGTTTAGTTGGGTTTTGAATCCCATCTTGAGTATCGGGCTCCTCCAGcttatttataagtatctACATACGTCTGTAAAATCAGTGGCGATGGTATATGGTGGTGGGGATGAAATTGGCTCGTAGTTCGAATTGGCAGGCAAGATGTAGGGTCCTGTCCACTACTTCCCCTATATTGCCTCTGAGTTTAGAGTGTAAACGCTTTATGCCGTTCATCTTTATTTGACACTTCCATCCACTGCTTGCTGTGCTGCCGTTGCTGCCGCTAGCTAGGATATCCTCTGTCTATGGTTTGGTCTACCTATTTATGAGAGAGgccaatattttttgtatgcgtcGATCAAGTTCTTGTCTTAAAACGAAATTTGTTTCctcaaataaatgtaactatCGACATTCCGAGATTTTCCGTCGCGATGCATTTTGTCCGCTAAACTTTTAGTCATAAGTTTCGTTTTACTTTCGTTAATTAttgagtaaaaatataaataaaagtggcGAAATAGACTCCTATTCTGTGCTCAGTTCTATTATCCTTTATTCTAAAACTCTACCAGATTTGGCAAAATTCTTTTCTTTTGCCAGTTCAGCTTATTGAATACACCTTTGAGTAGTATAGGGTCTCCTTGTTGTTTGATTTCAATCTCTGAGCCTCTCCTCCAATATAACTCTACTGTAGCTGCCTTGGTAAACGTTTTTGAGGATTTCTATATACCTACCGAGGACGTGAAAATGTTCTAGGCCATTCCATATAGACTTGTGATAGGCTGTCGAAAGCTTTTGCTAAAtcaatgaatattatatacataggaTTTTTGAATTCATTATATTACTCTATAATTTTGGATAACATGTGGAATATCCAGCTCCGAATCCTGCttctttattgaagttatCAAATTCAGTATTTATCGTTTTAAGCAATtttagtgaaaaaaaaattgtaggtGCTTGATAGCAGTCTTATAGGTGTATAGTTGTCTATATATTTTGGATctcctttttatatattacgtcAGATTTCTTCTATTGTTCTAGAACCTGACCAATAGTTAGGATTAGGTTGAGGAAGGTAATTAGAGGTTGTATCAAAATAGCAGCTCCAAATTCTTTCGTTTCATTTTGGATTTCGTCTGAtacactttaaaaatttatctttGAGGAATTTAAACTCTGAGACTGTACTAGGATGATATAGGCGAACACATATAATTCACAAACATGCTAGGTCATCCTCAATTGGATTAATCTGTGACCTTTGTCTGTCACGTGACTGTATGATGGACAAATGGATGTATGTTACACACCCATATCAACAACtaaatataacaatcaaatatacagtttttataattttcgtacgtacatagttataataagaagaaaattcaaacaaatttaaaatttaaggtacctttaacgctggcaaccGTTAACcaacttaataatttcaattaaaaattataaattaaaaagtttaaacaaatttgaaaagtttggtccccgtggcagtgtacctttaacgctggccgCATTTCCTCaatgtattgcgatacttattcgttgcgCGTGGAAAgtaccagctctggggtcactggTACTGTCTACcttaataaatcttaaattaacGCATGTgaacttgaaccccacggcccaagagtctactccaaaggggacaaaatcaaagttggaggaaagactcttatatttgagccgtttattatttctttgtgtatatatactgtggctatattatttcttaaaactgaagaaaaaaacaagaaaaatgtTGATGGGCGAAAACCCATGTAACCAAAGTAATTAGGCAGTGATAGGACGTTATAACTTAATCTATGGATTGTCTGTGGATATACATAGACATTACCGTCACTGCATTAAGACGCAGTTAATAGCctgtggtatttttttttaattttgagatataaaaatgatgGAAACCGTTTGTCTATTCGTCTATCGCCCGCACGTATCACATTACTGGGGGCGGTTGTCAGTACGTCACTTTATTTTACCTTCACTTGGTAACACGATATGTCAGGGGTCCGATTCTATGCTCCTGATATTTATGACATGTGACAGCCGACTGAAGTCACCATTGACCATCAAAAAAGTAACTTGGTGTGGTAACAGTGACTCTttgatgtttaatttttatgtcaacGAGAAATCATGAGATCGTTTGAAACTAAAGGtcaaaaaaagtgtttattaaatatggttttaagttaataaatttatcacaAAATCATACATATCATCATACGTATTTATTAACTAGCAATAATTCTTGCCAAGGCAATATTTGTTGCCATATTATTGGTATCCCGAATCCTCGGTCCAACGTTggtttaaaatcaatattctaatttattaatctttaGTTTATGGGAGGTACATAGATCGCGACTCTAGAATTATGCCCCGATCtcactttttattaatgaacaatattaaatgcaatttTCGGCGCTATCATATCTCTAAGATTTATGTGTTCCTGTATTAAAATCTTTGACATTTAAGACAACACGAATTGAAGGCCGCCAACGCATTTACGAGccttatcacttaacatcgcgTAAGCCCgtttgcaaaataaaaaaatacacaaagaagtaataatttttttaataagtttaattttgtcataatttcaagttacttttaaataaattacgaaaagcgtttacaattttatgattataatgtaaatcatGGATGGAAAAAAGCGTGATATCGAAATGTTCCTGGTAAATAAAAGACTATGTCGTGTTATAtttaactagtctggccataaatactgttacatacgAGTGTTaactttcttatttttaattaattacatattttgaatttggatcacatatattactttaaaaacttctttcaaTTTGGCcccattttacatatt from Pieris brassicae chromosome 2, ilPieBrab1.1, whole genome shotgun sequence includes:
- the LOC123720559 gene encoding homeobox protein SIX2-like yields the protein MLGGPEWGQREATPPRDAPLPSFGFTQEQVACVCEVLQQAGNIERLGRFLWSLPACERLHAHESVLKAKAMVAFHRGNFKELYRLLESHNFSAHNHAKLQSLWLKAHYMEAERLRGRPLGAVGKYRVRRKFPLPRTIWDGEETSYCFKEKSRSVLRDWYLHNPYPSPREKRELAESTGLTTVQVSNWFKNRRQRDRQAEHKDSGGPGDKQLDSSTDDDSDAPHVTPAHLTSAPPIYPHALYEHPLAHLPYHHS